One Osmerus mordax isolate fOsmMor3 chromosome 25, fOsmMor3.pri, whole genome shotgun sequence DNA window includes the following coding sequences:
- the sc5d gene encoding lathosterol oxidase, protein MDLVLKVSDYYILTPYVYPSSWPEDGALRQLISLLLVTNLGAAVLYLGLGGLSYFLIFDHKLMKHPQFLENQVWREIKYAMTSLPVISIPTVALFFAEVRGYSKLYDNVNESPMGWPGVLFSMISFLLFTDMCIYWIHRFLHHKRIYKNFHKPHHVWKIPTPFASHAFHPVDGFLQGLPYHIYPFLFPLHKVLYLGLYVFVNIWTVSIHDGDYRVPRLLQEVVNGSAHHTDHHLFFDYNYGQYFTLWDRLGGSYRHPSALLGKGPHDLIRKLMMDGKLSANTDKVNGCANADSHMKESMPRSKME, encoded by the exons ATGGATCTGGTGCTCAAAGTGTCCGACTACTACATCCTGACCCCGTATGTGTACCCGTCGTCCTGGCCCGAGGACGGGGCGCTGCGCCAGTTGATCAGCCTGCTGCTGGTGACTAACCTGGGGGCCGCGGTGCTTTACCTCGGACTGGGCGGGCTAAGCTACTTCCTCATCTTCGACCACAAACTCATGAAACATCCACAGTTTCTGGAA AACCAGGTATGGAGGGAGATCAAATATgccatgacatcacttcctgtgatcAGTATTCCCACAGTAGCCTTGTTCTTTGCTGAGGTCAGAGGTTACAGCAAACTGTACGACAACGTCAACGAATCTCCCATGG gcTGGCCTGGTGTGTTATTCAGCATGATATCTTTCCTTTTATTTACTGATATGTGTATCTATTGGATTCACCGGTTCCTGCATCACAAACGTATTTACAAG AACTTCCACAAGCCGCACCACGTGTGGAAGATCCCCACGCCCTTCGCCAGCCACGCCTTCCACCCCGTGGACGGCTTCCTCCAGGGCCTGCCCTACCACATCtaccccttcctcttccccctgcACAAGGTGTTGTACCTGGGCCTCTACGTCTTCGTCAACATCTGGACGGTCTCCATCCACGACGGGGACTACCGTGTTCCCCGCCTCCTGCAGGAGGTGGTGAACGGCTCCGCCCACCACACTGACCACCACCTGTTCTTCGACTATAACTACGGCCAGTACTTCACCCTGTGGGACCGGCTAGGCGGCTCCTACCGCCACCCCTCAGCCCTCCTGGGCAAGGGCCCCCATGACCTCATACGCAAGCTGATGATGGATGGGAAGCTAAGTGCTAACACCGATAAAGTTAATGGGTGCGCTAATGCTGATAGCCACATGAAAGAAAGTATGCCAAGAAGTAAGATGGAGTAG
- the anapc13 gene encoding anaphase-promoting complex subunit 13, with product MDSEVQRDGRVLDLTDDAWREDRLPYEDVTIPLSELPEAEQDNGGSTESVKEQEMKWSDLALQSLHENTPNSGT from the exons ATGGACAGTGAAGTTCAGAGAGacggcagggtcctggacctTACAGACGATGCTTGGAGAGAAGATCGTCTACCTTATGAAGATGTGACCATCCCACTG AGTGAACTACCTGAGGCAGAACAAGACAACGGAGGATCGACGGAGTCTGTGAAAGAACAAGAGATGAAGTGGTCGGATCTAGCTCTGCAAAGTCTGCATGAAAACACACCCAACTCTGGAACTTAG
- the mpzl1l gene encoding myelin protein zero-like 1 like isoform X2, translating into MELRLTNPACRVLLCGFTLSIIFGTTPSAAIDVYTPPELLVENGTTGVLRCSFRSREVISSQASVAWNFRPHGADPSSSGISIFYYSAGKEFQGSLPQFVDRIKWVGDLNKKDVSVQLLQAQFNDNGTYLCDVKNPPDISGTPSRTELKVVMKESLPQTSTGVIVGAVFGAVIGLILIALVTCLIIKRHQTQHDYEGCTSVESMSSHAARPGKKPASSSEGSRCSSPSAPLQGPVIYAQLDHSGSQNPNSFHKMEPVVYADIRKN; encoded by the exons ATGGAGCTCAGACTGACAAACCCAGCGTGTAGAGTTTTACTATGTGGATTTACGTTAAGTATTATTTTTG GTACGACTCCCAGTGCAGCAATAGACGTGTACACCCCTCCAGAGCTGTTGGTGGAGAACGGCACCACAGGGGTCCTCAGGTGCTCCTTCAGATCTCGGGAGGTGATCAGCAGCCAGGCGTCGGTCGCCTGGAACTTCCGTCCGCACGGAGCAGATCCCTCCAGCTCAGGAATTTCG ATATTCTACTACAGTGCTGGGAAGGAGTTCCAGGGAAGCTTGCCCCAGTTCGTAGATAGAATCAAGTGGGTGGGAGACCTGAACAAGAAGGATGTCTCCGTCCAGCTGCTGCAGGCTCAGTTCAATGACAACGGCACCTACCTATGTGACGTGAAGAACCCTCCTGACATATCAGGCACCCCCTCTCGCACGGAGCTGAAAGTCGTTATGAAAG AGTCCCTCCCTCAGACCAGTACAGGTGTCATAGTGGGCGCTGTGTTCGGTGCTGTCATTGGTCTCATCCTTATTGCCTTGGTTACCTGCCTGATCATTAAGAGGCACCAAACCCAACATGACTACGAGGG ctgcACGTCTGTGGAGAGTATGAGCTCCCACGCGGCCCGCCCGGGGAAGAAGCCGGCGTCAAGCTCAGAGGGTTCGCGTTGCAGCAGCCCCTCCGCCCCGCTGCAG GGCCCGGTGATCTACGCCCAGTTAGACCACTCAGGAAGCCAGAACCCCAACTCCTTCCACAAGATGGAGCCAGTGGTCTATGCTGACATCCGGAAAAACTAG
- the mpzl1l gene encoding myelin protein zero-like 1 like isoform X1 → MELRLTNPACRVLLCGFTLSIIFGTTPSAAIDVYTPPELLVENGTTGVLRCSFRSREVISSQASVAWNFRPHGADPSSSGISIFYYSAGKEFQGSLPQFVDRIKWVGDLNKKDVSVQLLQAQFNDNGTYLCDVKNPPDISGTPSRTELKVVMKESLPQTSTGVIVGAVFGAVIGLILIALVTCLIIKRHQTQHDYEGCTSVESMSSHAARPGKKPASSSEGSRCSSPSAPLQVGAGPVIYAQLDHSGSQNPNSFHKMEPVVYADIRKN, encoded by the exons ATGGAGCTCAGACTGACAAACCCAGCGTGTAGAGTTTTACTATGTGGATTTACGTTAAGTATTATTTTTG GTACGACTCCCAGTGCAGCAATAGACGTGTACACCCCTCCAGAGCTGTTGGTGGAGAACGGCACCACAGGGGTCCTCAGGTGCTCCTTCAGATCTCGGGAGGTGATCAGCAGCCAGGCGTCGGTCGCCTGGAACTTCCGTCCGCACGGAGCAGATCCCTCCAGCTCAGGAATTTCG ATATTCTACTACAGTGCTGGGAAGGAGTTCCAGGGAAGCTTGCCCCAGTTCGTAGATAGAATCAAGTGGGTGGGAGACCTGAACAAGAAGGATGTCTCCGTCCAGCTGCTGCAGGCTCAGTTCAATGACAACGGCACCTACCTATGTGACGTGAAGAACCCTCCTGACATATCAGGCACCCCCTCTCGCACGGAGCTGAAAGTCGTTATGAAAG AGTCCCTCCCTCAGACCAGTACAGGTGTCATAGTGGGCGCTGTGTTCGGTGCTGTCATTGGTCTCATCCTTATTGCCTTGGTTACCTGCCTGATCATTAAGAGGCACCAAACCCAACATGACTACGAGGG ctgcACGTCTGTGGAGAGTATGAGCTCCCACGCGGCCCGCCCGGGGAAGAAGCCGGCGTCAAGCTCAGAGGGTTCGCGTTGCAGCAGCCCCTCCGCCCCGCTGCAGGTAGGAGCT GGCCCGGTGATCTACGCCCAGTTAGACCACTCAGGAAGCCAGAACCCCAACTCCTTCCACAAGATGGAGCCAGTGGTCTATGCTGACATCCGGAAAAACTAG